A single region of the Cyanobacteria bacterium GSL.Bin1 genome encodes:
- a CDS encoding glycosyltransferase, with protein sequence MDITTPEFSIVIPTYNRPERLQLCLQSIAQLDYPCTGFEVIVVDDGSHIPIKPITDQFADQLAIRLIKQKNAGPASARNTGAAEARGNYLVFTDDDCQPDANWLQAVATARNECPQALIGGHTVNALSQNLYSTASQLLIDYIYDYYNQDQRNSIFFASNNFAMPRQLFHKVGGFETHFPLAAGEDREFCDRWRHHGFTMYYSPAMEVYHAHTLTLGSFWRQHFNYGRGAFCFHQIRAKREAKSIQVEPLSFYINLLTYPFTKLSSQPQLLISGLFFLSQIANVMGFAWERTKQQSRPESVQS encoded by the coding sequence ATGGATATTACAACTCCTGAATTTTCGATTGTTATTCCCACTTACAATCGCCCTGAGCGCTTACAACTGTGTCTGCAAAGCATTGCTCAGTTAGACTATCCTTGCACAGGCTTCGAAGTGATCGTCGTTGATGATGGTAGTCATATCCCGATAAAACCAATTACCGATCAATTTGCGGATCAGCTGGCTATACGCTTGATTAAGCAGAAAAATGCCGGTCCAGCCAGCGCTCGTAATACTGGCGCAGCCGAAGCTCGGGGAAATTACTTGGTTTTCACTGATGATGACTGTCAGCCCGATGCGAATTGGTTACAAGCTGTAGCAACAGCCCGTAATGAATGTCCTCAAGCTCTCATTGGGGGTCATACCGTCAATGCTTTATCTCAGAATCTTTACTCAACCGCAAGTCAACTCTTAATTGACTATATTTACGACTACTACAATCAAGATCAGAGAAATTCTATCTTTTTTGCTTCCAATAATTTTGCTATGCCTCGTCAACTTTTCCATAAAGTAGGAGGATTTGAGACTCATTTTCCGTTGGCTGCTGGAGAAGACCGAGAATTTTGTGATCGTTGGCGGCATCATGGTTTCACCATGTATTATAGTCCCGCCATGGAAGTTTACCACGCTCATACCTTAACATTAGGGTCTTTTTGGCGACAGCATTTTAACTACGGTAGAGGTGCTTTCTGCTTTCATCAAATTCGTGCCAAACGAGAAGCAAAGTCGATACAAGTTGAACCTCTCTCCTTCTATATCAACTTATTGACTTATCCTTTTACCAAACTTTCCTCTCAACCTCAACTCCTCATTTCCGGCTTATTTTTTCTCTCGCAAATAGCAAACGTTATGGGCTTTGCTTGGGAACGGACTAAGCAGCAGAGTAGACCTGAGTCGGTACAATCCTAA
- a CDS encoding glycosyltransferase codes for MSISVVIPVYNGGESFRHCLASINESVLPPDEVIVVCDGDTDGSWQVAEAFGVKVLQLPTSGGPARARNLGAKAAQSDLLFFIDADVALHPQALRLIEQQFQKEPDLAALIGSYDDAPGAHNFLSQYKNLFHHYTHQISAEVASTFWGACGAIRRDAFESVGGFDERYRQPCIEDIELGYRLKRQGYSIRLCKNIQVKHLKRWEPISLLKAEIFYRALPWTELMLRDRCFGTDLNLSYANRFSVVLVFALLGSLVISGLTPGFYYVSIALVLALIAINQEVYRFFYSKRGLVFTLQVIPWHWLYFFYGGATFAYGVSKHYFLQILQGLPRQNPGKVG; via the coding sequence ATGTCAATATCTGTTGTGATTCCTGTTTATAACGGTGGAGAGAGCTTTCGTCATTGCTTAGCCAGCATCAACGAAAGTGTCCTTCCTCCTGATGAGGTGATTGTTGTGTGTGATGGCGATACCGATGGATCTTGGCAAGTAGCAGAAGCCTTTGGGGTAAAAGTACTACAGTTACCAACGTCTGGAGGGCCAGCCAGAGCAAGAAATCTAGGAGCAAAAGCAGCTCAAAGTGATTTACTATTTTTCATTGATGCTGATGTTGCACTCCATCCTCAAGCTTTGCGCCTGATTGAACAACAATTCCAAAAAGAACCTGATCTGGCAGCATTGATTGGATCTTATGATGATGCACCAGGTGCTCATAACTTCTTGTCTCAGTACAAAAACTTATTTCATCATTATACTCATCAAATTTCTGCGGAAGTCGCATCAACTTTTTGGGGAGCTTGCGGCGCCATTCGTAGGGATGCGTTTGAATCCGTAGGCGGGTTTGATGAGCGTTATCGCCAACCTTGCATTGAAGATATAGAGCTCGGTTACCGACTGAAACGGCAAGGCTACTCCATTCGGCTTTGTAAGAATATTCAAGTCAAGCATCTTAAGCGATGGGAACCCATTTCTTTACTCAAAGCAGAAATTTTTTACCGCGCTTTACCTTGGACGGAATTAATGTTGCGCGATCGCTGCTTCGGGACTGACTTAAACTTAAGCTATGCCAACCGCTTCAGTGTCGTGTTGGTTTTTGCACTTCTGGGCAGTTTGGTTATCAGTGGACTCACACCTGGGTTCTATTACGTCAGTATCGCCTTAGTTCTAGCGCTCATTGCCATCAACCAGGAGGTTTACCGCTTTTTTTACAGCAAGCGGGGTTTAGTTTTTACGCTGCAAGTCATTCCTTGGCACTGGCTCTATTTCTTTTACGGAGGAGCGACCTTTGCTTATGGCGTGAGCAAACACTATTTTTTGCAAATTTTACAGGGATTACCACGACAAAACCCTGGCAAAGTTGGATAG
- a CDS encoding NAD(P)-binding protein — MNSSNSSSVIIIGGGPAGLTAGYELVKHGVNSIVLEKSNQVGGISRTETYKGYRFDIGGHRFFTKVGEVQTIWQEILGDDFIQVPRLSRIYYGGKFYDYPLSIVKTLRNLGPFQSSLILMSYLKAKLRKRLNPEFKADTLEDWVIDCFGERLYRIFFKTYTEKVWGIPCHKIRADWAAQRIQNMSLKRVVLNTLFGGQDAKSLIKTFDYPRLGPGMMWERCQEKLEARGTPVHLNTEVVRVEREGMRITKVIAKQGNSTFELEANHLINSMPISLLVRRLDPLPPEEILAAAQGLKYRDFLIVALVVNREHLFPDNWLYIHSPDYKVGRIQNFKNWSPEMVPDASKTCLGMEYFCSEGDHLWERSEASLIQLASQEIVKLDLGVEEGDVEDGCVIRQRKAYPVYDGEYRQHLQVLQDYLEMFENLQTVGRNGMHRYNNQDHSMLTALLAARNIVGEEHDIWNVNVERSYHENFTDEEWSKLKQESSNSSNDPVSVSSVS, encoded by the coding sequence CTGAACTCCTCTAACTCCTCTTCTGTAATTATTATCGGCGGTGGTCCAGCAGGTTTGACAGCCGGATATGAATTAGTCAAGCATGGCGTCAACTCGATTGTTTTAGAAAAATCGAATCAAGTCGGAGGCATTTCTCGCACAGAAACTTATAAAGGTTATCGTTTTGACATTGGTGGACATCGCTTTTTTACGAAAGTGGGCGAAGTACAAACGATTTGGCAAGAAATTTTGGGAGACGACTTCATTCAAGTGCCAAGATTATCACGAATTTACTATGGTGGTAAATTCTACGACTATCCCCTATCTATAGTCAAAACTTTACGTAACCTAGGTCCATTTCAAAGTTCATTAATTCTAATGAGCTATCTCAAAGCTAAACTAAGAAAACGGCTCAATCCCGAATTCAAAGCAGATACGCTTGAAGATTGGGTAATTGACTGTTTTGGAGAGCGGCTTTACCGCATTTTTTTCAAAACTTATACAGAAAAGGTGTGGGGAATTCCTTGCCATAAAATTCGTGCCGACTGGGCAGCCCAGCGCATTCAAAATATGTCTCTCAAGCGGGTTGTGCTCAATACTTTATTTGGCGGTCAAGATGCCAAAAGCCTGATTAAAACCTTCGACTATCCTCGTTTAGGACCCGGTATGATGTGGGAACGCTGCCAAGAGAAACTCGAAGCAAGAGGAACACCGGTTCATCTGAATACAGAGGTAGTACGAGTGGAGCGAGAAGGAATGCGCATCACTAAAGTCATCGCAAAACAGGGCAATTCCACTTTTGAGTTAGAGGCCAACCACTTGATTAACTCGATGCCAATCTCCCTGTTAGTGCGTCGCCTTGATCCTCTCCCTCCAGAAGAAATTTTAGCAGCTGCACAAGGGCTGAAATATCGAGACTTTCTGATTGTCGCCCTAGTGGTGAATCGGGAACATTTATTTCCCGATAACTGGCTTTACATTCATAGTCCTGATTACAAAGTGGGTCGCATTCAAAACTTCAAGAACTGGAGTCCAGAGATGGTTCCTGATGCTAGCAAAACTTGCTTGGGAATGGAATATTTCTGTAGCGAAGGCGATCATCTGTGGGAAAGGTCAGAAGCTAGCTTAATTCAGTTAGCTTCCCAAGAAATTGTCAAGCTCGATTTAGGGGTTGAAGAAGGCGACGTGGAAGATGGCTGTGTGATTCGCCAACGTAAAGCTTATCCAGTTTATGACGGGGAGTATCGCCAGCACCTCCAAGTGTTGCAAGACTATCTCGAAATGTTTGAAAACTTGCAAACTGTTGGGCGTAACGGAATGCATCGCTACAACAACCAGGACCATTCAATGTTGACCGCTTTGCTCGCAGCCAGGAATATTGTTGGTGAAGAACATGATATTTGGAATGTGAATGTTGAGCGCTCTTACCACGAGAATTTTACCGATGAAGAGTGGTCAAAGCTTAAGCAGGAATCTTCTAACTCAAGCAATGATCCGGTTTCGGTTTCATCTGTGTCTTAG
- a CDS encoding glycosyltransferase, which yields MENSDYSFVSVIIPVFNDAERLQICLKALAEQTYSQSQYEVIVIDNGSDDAAQVKAVVAEFEFAIATQESTPGSYAARNKGLSIAKGSIIAFTDSDCIPAPNWLEQGVHHLSHSPNCGQVIGKVDLFFKDPQKPTPVELYESMTAFPQEKLLKNFHGGATANVFTWRSVIEKVGPFNTQLKSNGDLEWGRRVFEAGYQQIYVADVEVKHPARQGWKQLHQRTIRLAGGVYDLHVRSKNSFLARQRMFARLLLDDLTPPVNFMINAFRTSQLNHWHHRIVVSLVIFYVRYISAWEKMRLNLGGISLRG from the coding sequence ATGGAAAATTCTGATTATTCATTTGTTTCAGTGATCATTCCAGTCTTTAATGATGCGGAGCGACTGCAAATTTGCTTAAAAGCGCTGGCTGAGCAAACTTATTCTCAGTCACAGTATGAAGTGATTGTAATTGACAACGGTTCTGATGATGCAGCCCAAGTGAAAGCAGTTGTTGCTGAATTTGAATTCGCGATCGCGACTCAAGAATCGACCCCTGGCTCTTATGCCGCTCGTAACAAGGGTCTTTCTATCGCTAAGGGAAGCATCATTGCATTTACCGATTCCGATTGTATTCCCGCACCCAACTGGCTAGAACAAGGCGTTCATCACTTATCTCATTCCCCCAATTGTGGACAAGTGATCGGCAAAGTGGATCTATTTTTCAAAGATCCGCAAAAGCCAACCCCCGTCGAACTTTATGAAAGTATGACAGCCTTTCCCCAAGAAAAGCTCTTAAAAAACTTTCACGGCGGGGCAACGGCTAATGTCTTTACCTGGCGCTCTGTCATTGAAAAAGTCGGTCCATTTAACACCCAACTGAAATCCAATGGGGATCTCGAATGGGGAAGGCGAGTCTTTGAAGCCGGATATCAGCAAATTTATGTGGCTGATGTCGAAGTCAAGCATCCGGCGCGTCAGGGTTGGAAACAACTCCATCAACGCACAATTCGTTTAGCCGGTGGCGTTTATGATCTACATGTGCGTTCAAAAAACTCTTTTCTGGCTCGCCAGAGAATGTTTGCTCGCCTATTACTAGATGACCTCACTCCACCAGTCAACTTCATGATCAATGCTTTTAGAACCTCTCAATTGAACCACTGGCATCATCGCATTGTTGTTTCTCTGGTGATTTTCTATGTCAGGTACATCAGCGCGTGGGAGAAAATGCGACTGAACTTGGGAGGAATATCCCTTCGGGGTTAG
- a CDS encoding glycosyltransferase, with translation MRIAFIVGQFPMLSETFILNQITGVIEQGHEVDIYTEYWGDCSCVHPDVHKFQLLERTYLLPSIPNNLFWRLSKGIALFLTHFHQSPRLLLSTLNLRKHGLLSGGLWLLYSAIPLMNKPTYDIVHCQFATQGYRGMFFKALLRPQPKLIITFRGHDISCYVQKQGKHVYDDLFQAGDFFLVNCEFFRQRVIHLGADPARTQVHFSGLDCKKFPFQSRQAEPTIQITTIGRLVEKKGIEYAIRAVAQKIQQYPNLKYQIIGDGPLKEHLQCLIHDLGAEESIALLGWKNEQEIIEILNQSHLFIAPSVTAADGNQDAPINVLKEAMAMGLPVISTHHGGIPELVQDGVSGFLVPERDVDALASKLEQLIQNPQWWEEMGKAGRAYVEEHFDLEQLNQRLLQLYEQLVNDSSIQERPLVESAIRSTPP, from the coding sequence ATGCGGATTGCTTTCATTGTTGGTCAATTTCCCATGCTCTCAGAGACATTTATTCTTAACCAAATTACAGGAGTTATTGAGCAAGGGCATGAAGTTGATATTTACACTGAATATTGGGGGGATTGTTCTTGCGTTCATCCTGATGTTCATAAATTCCAATTACTAGAACGAACTTATTTACTACCATCAATTCCTAATAATTTGTTCTGGCGACTGAGTAAAGGAATTGCCTTATTTCTAACTCACTTTCACCAATCTCCTCGCTTGTTATTATCGACACTTAATCTAAGAAAACATGGTTTACTTTCCGGAGGATTATGGCTTTTATATTCTGCCATTCCTTTAATGAATAAACCAACTTATGATATTGTTCACTGCCAATTTGCTACTCAAGGCTATCGCGGAATGTTCTTCAAAGCCCTGTTGCGTCCTCAGCCAAAGTTAATTATCACGTTTCGCGGACATGATATTAGTTGCTATGTTCAAAAACAGGGTAAACATGTTTATGATGACCTTTTTCAAGCCGGGGACTTTTTCCTGGTGAATTGCGAGTTCTTCCGACAGCGAGTCATTCATTTAGGTGCCGATCCAGCGCGGACTCAGGTTCACTTTTCCGGGTTAGATTGTAAGAAATTTCCGTTTCAAAGTCGTCAAGCTGAACCAACAATTCAAATTACGACCATTGGCAGACTGGTAGAAAAGAAAGGAATTGAGTATGCGATTCGCGCTGTTGCTCAAAAAATTCAACAATATCCCAATCTAAAGTATCAAATTATCGGTGATGGACCGCTCAAAGAGCATTTACAGTGTTTAATTCATGACTTAGGTGCTGAAGAATCAATCGCGCTATTAGGTTGGAAAAACGAGCAAGAAATTATTGAAATTCTAAACCAATCCCATCTTTTTATCGCCCCCAGTGTTACAGCAGCGGATGGGAACCAAGATGCTCCGATTAATGTTTTAAAGGAAGCGATGGCGATGGGACTTCCTGTGATTAGTACCCATCATGGTGGAATTCCTGAGTTAGTCCAAGATGGCGTTTCTGGTTTTTTAGTTCCCGAACGCGATGTGGATGCCCTTGCCAGCAAACTGGAGCAATTAATTCAAAATCCGCAGTGGTGGGAAGAAATGGGCAAAGCGGGGCGCGCGTATGTGGAGGAACATTTCGATCTAGAACAATTAAATCAGCGATTGCTACAGCTCTACGAGCAATTAGTTAATGACTCTTCGATTCAAGAAAGACCCTTAGTAGAGTCTGCTATTCGTTCCACGCCCCCTTAA